The following proteins are co-located in the Echinicola sp. 20G genome:
- the meaB gene encoding methylmalonyl Co-A mutase-associated GTPase MeaB yields the protein MSQASKNRLKASEYVDGLLSRDRSILSKAITLVESKLEKDQKLADEVINRTIAYSGKSIRIGITGSPGVGKSTFIEHFGLLLVEKGKRVAVLTIDPSSVTSKGSILGDKTRMENLTKKEEVFIRPSPSSQTLGGVGAKTRESILLCEAAGYDVVLVETVGVGQSEIMVTEMVDFFLLLVLPNSGDELQGVKRGVMEMADAIIVTKADRNQLSEAIISKKELDHTVKLMKNPNKPWSTEVMLVSAIEQKGLSDVWDVIQRYENQMKAQGFFDSNREEQRVSWFYAHIQQALEARFYHDKEVKERLEEQMEEVKKGNSSPLVVARNLVESFLKKQ from the coding sequence ATGTCCCAAGCGTCGAAAAATAGATTAAAGGCCTCAGAATATGTTGATGGACTTCTATCCAGAGATCGCAGTATTCTTAGTAAAGCGATTACTTTGGTAGAAAGTAAGTTGGAGAAGGACCAGAAATTAGCTGATGAAGTTATCAATCGAACCATTGCGTATTCGGGTAAGAGTATTCGGATCGGAATAACTGGATCGCCTGGTGTTGGCAAGAGTACATTTATTGAACATTTTGGTTTGTTATTGGTAGAGAAAGGCAAGCGAGTGGCCGTATTGACCATTGATCCTAGTAGTGTGACATCGAAAGGAAGCATATTAGGGGATAAAACCAGAATGGAAAACTTGACCAAGAAGGAAGAGGTGTTTATCAGGCCTTCACCTAGTTCTCAAACTTTGGGAGGGGTGGGGGCTAAGACAAGGGAAAGTATATTGTTATGCGAAGCAGCAGGGTATGATGTGGTTTTAGTGGAAACAGTTGGGGTAGGGCAATCGGAAATAATGGTGACAGAAATGGTTGACTTTTTTTTGTTATTGGTTCTACCTAATTCTGGCGATGAGCTTCAAGGAGTAAAGCGAGGGGTAATGGAAATGGCAGATGCTATCATAGTGACTAAAGCTGATAGAAATCAACTCTCAGAAGCCATTATATCAAAAAAGGAACTTGATCATACTGTGAAATTAATGAAAAACCCGAACAAGCCATGGAGTACAGAAGTGATGCTTGTATCTGCCATTGAACAAAAAGGCCTTTCGGATGTATGGGATGTAATTCAACGTTATGAAAATCAGATGAAAGCTCAGGGCTTTTTCGATTCAAATAGAGAAGAACAGCGTGTCAGTTGGTTTTATGCACATATTCAGCAGGCTTTGGAAGCTCGGTTTTATCATGATAAAGAAGTGAAAGAGAGATTGGAAGAACAGATGGAAGAAGTGAAAAAAGGTAATTCTTCACCATTGGTTGTGGCAAGGAATTTGGTTGAGAGCTTTCTAAAAAAACAATGA
- a CDS encoding aminotransferase class IV — protein sequence MKPFCFSVDQITESQKASLHPMDIGLIRGYAVFDFFRTVNYKPLFLEDYLDRFIKSASKTHLNLNYTAQELEQIIHQLIQKNDLEQGGIRMVLSGGVSDNHFSPADGSLYIFCEELLMPSEEKYGQGVNLLTTEYIRPIPEIKTTNYALPVFLSADWKEKEAEDVLYHFNGIISESSRSNIFMVKDGLISTPKSNILMGITRKKILAFNDQINITDISLEELVNADEVFMSSTTKRILPITRIDGKPIGNGQVGVHTKKIMEDFKSLENKIALN from the coding sequence ATGAAACCATTTTGCTTCTCTGTTGACCAAATTACTGAAAGCCAAAAAGCCAGCCTTCACCCTATGGATATAGGACTAATCAGGGGGTATGCGGTTTTTGATTTTTTTAGGACAGTCAATTACAAGCCTTTATTTCTAGAGGATTATTTGGATAGATTTATCAAGTCTGCTTCTAAAACCCACCTAAACCTAAACTACACTGCTCAAGAACTTGAGCAAATCATTCATCAGTTAATCCAAAAAAATGACCTAGAACAAGGAGGAATAAGGATGGTGCTGTCTGGTGGGGTATCGGATAATCATTTCTCACCTGCAGATGGAAGCTTATACATTTTCTGTGAAGAACTACTGATGCCTTCTGAAGAAAAATACGGCCAAGGAGTAAACCTTTTAACTACCGAATACATCAGGCCAATTCCTGAAATTAAGACGACAAATTACGCCTTACCGGTCTTCCTTAGTGCTGATTGGAAAGAAAAAGAAGCAGAGGATGTGCTCTATCATTTCAATGGCATCATCTCAGAAAGTTCAAGAAGCAATATATTCATGGTCAAAGATGGATTGATCAGCACCCCTAAAAGCAATATCCTTATGGGAATAACTAGAAAAAAGATCTTGGCATTTAATGATCAAATAAACATCACGGACATATCTCTTGAGGAATTGGTGAATGCTGACGAAGTTTTTATGAGCAGTACAACCAAAAGAATTCTTCCCATTACAAGAATTGATGGCAAACCTATCGGCAATGGGCAAGTAGGTGTTCACACAAAAAAAATAATGGAAGACTTCAAATCTCTTGAAAACAAAATAGCCCTCAATTAA
- a CDS encoding ABC transporter permease: MNMLKLSWKYLISKPLNTGLNILLLALGLAIIAVLLLVQDQFESQMDKDAKGIDLVVGAKGSPLQLILSSVYHIDFPTGNIDMKEAKAVSRNRLIKKSIPLGLGDNYEGYRIVGTNHDYLELYEVEFEKGKAWQKPFEVVLGQDVAKALQLGVGDKFMGSHGIGSSSHEHDHHAYVVTGILTKSGRVVDKLILTSLESVWFTHDEEDEHDHSAMERPVATKGFPNSEEDREITTLLIQYRSPMAAVQLPRFINSRSSLQAASPTFEISRLFELLGVGIKMIKGLAFVIVSIAGLSIFIALYNSLKERKYDLAVMRTIGASKKQLFFHIVLEGIILTGLGALVGILMGHLFLSILVIGQEQGALSSITPWVFLKEEVWIVLYAVVVGIVASIIPASGAYKTDIAKQLTK; this comes from the coding sequence ATGAATATGCTGAAGCTGAGTTGGAAATATTTGATTTCGAAACCGCTAAATACCGGACTTAATATATTGCTCTTGGCTTTGGGGCTGGCCATTATTGCTGTATTGCTATTGGTGCAAGACCAATTTGAAAGTCAGATGGATAAGGATGCCAAAGGGATTGATCTGGTAGTGGGTGCTAAAGGAAGTCCATTGCAATTGATTTTATCCAGTGTCTATCATATTGATTTTCCAACGGGAAATATTGATATGAAGGAAGCTAAGGCAGTTTCAAGGAACAGGTTGATCAAAAAGTCTATTCCATTAGGTTTGGGAGATAACTATGAGGGGTATAGGATAGTGGGTACCAATCATGATTATTTGGAGTTGTATGAAGTGGAATTTGAAAAAGGAAAAGCCTGGCAGAAGCCGTTTGAGGTAGTTTTGGGACAGGATGTAGCAAAAGCGTTGCAACTAGGTGTCGGTGATAAGTTTATGGGATCCCATGGGATTGGAAGCAGTAGTCATGAGCATGATCATCATGCTTATGTGGTGACTGGTATTTTGACAAAATCAGGTCGTGTGGTGGATAAGTTGATTTTAACAAGCTTAGAGTCTGTATGGTTTACTCATGACGAAGAAGACGAGCATGACCATTCCGCCATGGAAAGGCCTGTTGCGACAAAGGGATTTCCAAATTCTGAAGAGGATAGGGAAATAACGACACTCCTGATTCAGTACCGAAGCCCAATGGCAGCTGTGCAGTTACCTCGCTTTATCAATAGCAGAAGTTCTCTTCAAGCAGCTTCTCCAACTTTCGAAATTTCAAGACTTTTTGAACTTTTAGGGGTGGGGATCAAGATGATTAAAGGTTTGGCTTTTGTGATTGTTTCTATAGCCGGTTTGAGTATTTTCATTGCATTATATAATTCATTGAAAGAACGTAAGTATGATTTGGCTGTAATGAGGACCATTGGAGCCTCCAAGAAGCAGCTATTTTTCCACATTGTATTGGAAGGGATTATATTGACAGGTCTTGGTGCGCTAGTAGGGATTTTGATGGGGCACCTTTTTTTATCAATTTTGGTTATTGGTCAAGAACAAGGAGCATTGAGTAGTATAACACCTTGGGTGTTTTTAAAAGAAGAGGTATGGATCGTTTTATATGCGGTGGTCGTTGGTATAGTCGCTTCGATTATACCTGCCTCAGGAGCCTATAAAACAGATATCGCAAAGCAACTGACAAAATAA
- a CDS encoding CopD family protein — protein MGFEYIKALHIIFIVTWFAGLFYIVRLFIYQTEALEKSPEEQKILKPQLDLMARRLWLGITWPSAILTLIFGIWTLSYRWGYLQMGFMHAKLAFVFLLYLYHFICHKIYKNLQTGTAKWTSTQLRVWNEAATVLLFAIVFLIVLKNLMDMVWGVVGLLVLSALLMIAIKLYKKSRTRN, from the coding sequence ATGGGGTTCGAATACATCAAAGCACTGCATATTATCTTCATTGTCACTTGGTTTGCAGGCTTATTTTATATTGTACGTCTATTTATCTATCAAACAGAAGCCCTGGAAAAATCTCCTGAAGAACAGAAAATTCTAAAACCCCAACTTGATTTGATGGCTAGGAGATTATGGTTAGGAATTACTTGGCCTTCTGCCATCTTAACATTAATCTTTGGTATATGGACCCTTTCTTATCGTTGGGGATATTTACAAATGGGTTTTATGCATGCCAAGCTTGCTTTTGTTTTTTTGCTATATCTCTATCATTTTATTTGCCATAAAATTTATAAGAACCTCCAAACAGGCACGGCCAAATGGACCTCCACTCAACTAAGGGTTTGGAATGAAGCTGCAACAGTTCTGCTATTTGCCATTGTATTCCTAATAGTACTCAAAAACCTAATGGATATGGTATGGGGAGTGGTTGGCTTACTAGTATTGAGTGCCCTACTTATGATTGCCATCAAACTGTATAAAAAAAGCCGAACAAGGAACTAA
- a CDS encoding ATP-binding protein, with translation MLALKILIVEDDNVSALLLKKALEKNHHEILGIAATGEEALDLMDEQQVDLVMMDINLGGELDGIKTTEIINEKYDIPVVYLTASSDEETLQKIAGTNPSAYVIKPFNIRELNMMIELAIFKDKKEKELQKLNNELEEKVRKRTADLNEANKELKKALEKEREIGELKSRIVQNVSHGFKTPLTSILSSAQLLQIYAEKDHPMKQKLVKHSRKIENSVRSLNSLLTSVLFFGKADANKIDYKPSRFFTAAFFNEVLDVVKANNDNNVTISTSFNNVPKTIKSDTELLYQVFENLLSNAVKYSKENGHVNFSVDVDDEIMKVIIEDDGIGIPAKEQSQLFDRFFRAKNVGITEGSGLGLSIVKKCVEVLKGEIHVKSEAGKGSTFIVNIPIG, from the coding sequence ATGCTTGCATTGAAAATACTTATAGTGGAAGATGATAATGTGTCAGCGCTTCTGCTTAAAAAGGCATTGGAAAAGAACCACCATGAAATTTTAGGAATAGCAGCGACAGGTGAGGAAGCATTGGATTTGATGGACGAACAACAGGTGGATCTTGTGATGATGGATATCAATTTGGGAGGAGAACTTGACGGAATCAAAACCACCGAGATCATTAATGAAAAGTACGATATCCCGGTAGTCTATTTGACTGCTAGCTCGGATGAAGAGACATTGCAAAAAATAGCGGGTACCAATCCAAGTGCTTATGTGATCAAGCCTTTCAATATTCGTGAGTTAAACATGATGATTGAGCTCGCCATTTTCAAGGACAAAAAGGAGAAAGAGCTTCAAAAACTAAATAACGAACTTGAAGAAAAAGTAAGGAAGAGAACCGCAGATCTCAATGAGGCCAATAAAGAATTAAAGAAGGCTTTGGAAAAAGAAAGAGAGATTGGTGAGCTGAAATCCAGGATCGTACAAAATGTATCACACGGTTTTAAAACTCCACTTACTTCTATCTTGAGCTCTGCTCAGCTTTTGCAGATTTATGCGGAGAAAGACCATCCCATGAAGCAAAAACTGGTCAAGCACTCCAGAAAAATAGAGAATTCAGTCAGGAGTTTGAATAGCTTGCTGACTTCCGTTTTATTTTTCGGTAAAGCAGATGCCAATAAAATAGATTATAAGCCTTCGCGCTTTTTCACAGCGGCATTCTTCAATGAAGTTCTTGATGTGGTTAAAGCCAATAATGATAATAATGTAACCATTTCAACTAGTTTTAATAATGTTCCCAAAACCATAAAGTCAGATACTGAATTACTTTATCAGGTTTTCGAAAACCTTTTGTCCAATGCAGTTAAGTACTCCAAAGAAAATGGACATGTGAATTTTTCGGTTGATGTAGATGATGAAATCATGAAGGTAATAATTGAGGATGATGGCATAGGTATTCCGGCCAAAGAGCAATCCCAGCTATTTGATAGGTTTTTCAGGGCTAAAAATGTTGGGATTACAGAAGGTTCCGGATTAGGGTTGTCAATAGTGAAAAAATGTGTGGAGGTGCTAAAAGGAGAAATTCATGTAAAAAGTGAGGCCGGGAAAGGATCCACATTTATTGTAAATATTCCAATAGGTTAA
- a CDS encoding ATP-binding protein encodes MAKTRFLFILSFLITRMVFSQSFQMNKQIKGLELPSENAYSIAQDKKGRVWFATSRGIYYSDGISTYGIPEQIKTNLGKNLDFLIDSEGVIWVFNTTGIPNIFYFSNESWSRFELPYTLKQELTREKTTVSIIGSGDWKKIVISRGSVIAISEVGSFEWDYMDFPSKEWGGLKNVVCFGGNNDEFYLLFSRYSAKYKGGELTPIDFNVLPDAVWSISYNEKDSLFYFLGNDYLAVGSEVEVPERIISKGFSKVIYDEFKRYGLQIKDGQVYYFFGSQLFKYNSNNGEILEITTFDELKAFFINSAFVDRENIIWIATVRGIVNLPTLRFQNFDQLDGLLEHEVSAIERMGYRHYLYGFNNGVQLRRNGKVLLESIAVGQPGEPKNRVTSFHKDRNGVIWIASSRRGVGRFDPLEGSLEFYAAPDSSFVMNLAPNGKRLFIVAGRRVFLSDIGKKGKKLFENDITDSLFNDVLGINVMQLRKIDFMEDGKMVLMLGESISQEVDVIENDSALAFVGYDWEGNEEKRIFGTHEGLKIYEDDSLKFFEVNGQHIDRPVYAILKDQNSNIWAGTDDGIAIVGNGTMRFFDEHTGLIGSEVNRGALAEGDNGKIMIGTQNGLSVFIPEEDESSFAKPLVSINSMRILGVKDTVLNLDRIPYEHNNIEFEFNATSFLELTNFTISYKLEGLHADWQHIQNPRVNKLQFNNLPPGYYTLLFKASLGGQFESEVVRSDHFSIIKPTYLQFWFISLIMFIFLMIGFGLNMLVNQFKERGILQKSIDEKDQVIKTAEDQFRNVWESSRDGFALLNLEGHVIAVNPSLKKLAGIEGHVGHIKSIFGNEDYFYSNKDRIVALLEKSGGRGGSFEAFMPFYSGEKNIDLYVTRVNPKEEDEEIILLVFRDVTDKKIYEAGLKEAKEKAEEANRIKTNFLSNMSHEIRTPLNGILGTTENIILQNSNNHLLIAQLEIIKESGERLLNTINSILDMSKIEANKVEVFYEHTNVNDFLSKILLPLKTLAIRKNLLLTAKFETKPFYAKIDKRYLEMIVNNIVGNAIKYSEEGLIKLCVKKENENILLKVEDTGIGMSKEFIANIYTPFEQESGGYDRKFEGTGLGLSITKNLIELLGGSIEITSEKKVGTTVVVTLPVN; translated from the coding sequence ATGGCTAAGACTAGATTCCTGTTTATTTTATCATTCCTCATTACCCGGATGGTCTTTTCTCAGTCCTTTCAGATGAATAAGCAAATCAAAGGGTTGGAATTACCATCAGAAAATGCCTATTCAATTGCTCAAGACAAGAAGGGAAGGGTATGGTTCGCCACTTCTAGGGGGATTTATTATTCAGACGGAATCAGTACCTATGGAATACCTGAGCAAATTAAAACCAATCTGGGGAAGAATTTAGATTTCTTGATTGATTCAGAAGGTGTAATATGGGTTTTTAACACAACTGGAATCCCAAATATATTTTATTTTTCTAATGAATCTTGGAGTAGATTTGAGCTTCCCTATACACTTAAGCAAGAGCTGACTAGAGAAAAGACAACAGTTTCTATAATTGGTAGCGGAGATTGGAAAAAGATAGTAATCAGTAGAGGAAGTGTAATTGCTATTTCAGAAGTTGGGTCGTTCGAATGGGACTACATGGATTTTCCTTCAAAAGAATGGGGGGGGCTAAAGAATGTAGTTTGCTTTGGTGGTAATAATGATGAATTCTATCTATTATTTTCAAGATATTCCGCCAAGTATAAAGGGGGAGAGTTGACTCCAATAGATTTCAATGTACTACCAGATGCTGTTTGGTCTATTAGTTATAATGAAAAAGATAGCTTGTTTTATTTTTTGGGAAACGATTATCTAGCAGTTGGGAGTGAAGTGGAGGTTCCTGAGAGGATTATTTCTAAGGGCTTTTCGAAGGTGATTTATGATGAGTTTAAGCGTTACGGTCTTCAGATTAAGGATGGTCAGGTTTATTATTTTTTTGGTTCACAATTGTTTAAATACAACTCCAATAATGGTGAAATTCTTGAGATAACTACTTTTGATGAGTTAAAAGCTTTTTTTATCAATTCTGCCTTTGTTGATAGAGAGAATATCATTTGGATCGCTACTGTTAGGGGAATAGTCAATTTGCCTACCTTAAGGTTTCAAAACTTTGATCAATTAGACGGGTTACTGGAGCATGAAGTGTCGGCGATAGAGCGGATGGGGTATAGACATTATTTGTACGGTTTTAATAATGGCGTCCAACTTCGGAGGAACGGAAAGGTGCTTTTAGAGTCCATAGCAGTTGGGCAGCCAGGAGAGCCTAAAAACAGAGTAACAAGCTTTCATAAGGATAGGAATGGGGTTATTTGGATAGCTTCATCTAGAAGAGGGGTTGGACGTTTTGATCCCTTGGAGGGAAGCTTGGAGTTTTACGCTGCACCAGATAGTTCGTTTGTAATGAATTTGGCCCCAAATGGGAAGAGGTTATTTATAGTGGCAGGAAGAAGGGTGTTTTTGTCTGATATTGGCAAGAAAGGAAAAAAACTTTTTGAAAATGATATTACTGATTCACTTTTTAATGATGTTTTAGGAATAAATGTCATGCAATTAAGGAAAATTGACTTCATGGAAGATGGGAAGATGGTTTTAATGCTAGGAGAGTCCATAAGTCAGGAGGTAGATGTTATTGAAAATGATTCTGCTTTAGCCTTTGTTGGTTATGATTGGGAGGGCAATGAAGAAAAGAGGATATTTGGGACACATGAGGGTCTTAAGATATATGAAGATGATAGTTTGAAATTTTTTGAAGTGAATGGACAACATATAGATAGGCCTGTTTATGCAATATTAAAAGACCAAAACTCTAATATATGGGCAGGAACGGATGACGGCATTGCTATAGTAGGTAATGGGACTATGAGGTTTTTTGATGAACACACTGGTCTTATTGGTAGCGAAGTAAATAGAGGCGCTTTGGCGGAAGGGGATAATGGAAAAATTATGATTGGCACGCAGAATGGCCTTTCGGTATTTATCCCTGAAGAGGATGAGTCATCGTTCGCAAAGCCGCTGGTTTCAATTAATTCTATGAGGATTCTAGGTGTAAAGGATACTGTATTGAATTTGGATAGAATCCCATACGAACATAATAATATAGAGTTTGAATTCAATGCAACAAGCTTTTTGGAGCTTACAAATTTTACAATAAGCTATAAACTGGAAGGCTTACATGCAGACTGGCAGCACATTCAAAACCCAAGGGTTAATAAACTGCAATTCAATAACCTGCCTCCAGGATACTATACTTTGTTGTTCAAGGCAAGTTTGGGAGGGCAGTTTGAATCGGAGGTTGTCCGTTCGGATCACTTTTCAATTATAAAACCAACTTACTTGCAGTTTTGGTTTATAAGTTTGATCATGTTTATTTTTTTAATGATTGGTTTTGGACTGAATATGTTGGTCAATCAATTTAAAGAAAGAGGTATTCTTCAGAAAAGTATAGATGAAAAAGATCAAGTTATTAAAACTGCCGAGGATCAATTCAGGAATGTTTGGGAAAGCTCAAGAGATGGTTTTGCACTTCTAAATTTAGAGGGGCATGTTATAGCCGTAAATCCATCTTTGAAGAAATTAGCGGGCATTGAAGGACATGTGGGCCATATTAAGAGTATATTTGGGAACGAAGATTATTTTTATTCAAATAAAGACCGGATAGTAGCCTTATTGGAAAAAAGTGGAGGGAGAGGAGGTTCTTTTGAAGCCTTTATGCCTTTTTATTCCGGTGAAAAGAATATAGACTTGTATGTCACACGTGTAAATCCAAAGGAAGAGGATGAAGAAATAATATTATTGGTTTTTAGGGACGTTACTGATAAGAAGATTTATGAGGCAGGACTGAAAGAAGCTAAGGAAAAGGCGGAAGAAGCGAACCGGATCAAGACTAACTTTCTATCCAATATGAGCCATGAAATACGGACTCCTCTAAATGGAATATTAGGAACCACAGAGAATATCATTCTACAGAATTCAAACAACCACCTGCTTATAGCGCAGTTGGAGATCATTAAAGAAAGTGGAGAGAGACTTCTCAATACTATTAACAGTATCTTGGATATGTCCAAGATAGAAGCTAACAAAGTGGAGGTGTTTTATGAACATACCAATGTAAATGATTTTCTTTCTAAAATCTTGCTTCCACTTAAAACATTAGCTATCAGGAAGAATTTACTATTAACTGCGAAGTTTGAGACGAAACCTTTCTATGCAAAAATCGACAAGCGCTATTTGGAGATGATAGTGAACAATATTGTGGGCAATGCAATAAAATATTCAGAAGAGGGATTGATCAAATTATGTGTAAAAAAAGAAAATGAAAATATTTTATTAAAAGTAGAGGACACGGGAATCGGTATGAGCAAGGAATTCATTGCCAATATTTATACACCATTTGAACAAGAAAGTGGAGGTTATGATAGAAAATTTGAAGGAACAGGTCTTGGCTTGTCCATAACAAAGAATTTAATAGAGCTGCTAGGTGGCTCGATCGAGATAACCAGTGAGAAAAAAGTAGGTACAACTGTAGTCGTGACTTTGCCCGTCAATTAA
- a CDS encoding cytochrome c encodes MTKTLKLTFFAIFLGFLSNCNGSNKNANEHFSLNDIEDLKTRQYAIEGQLLYDNYCANCHQKDGTGLGKLIPPLVAADFLLHDENRTIKIIRHGLKGEITVNGIQYNQPMPGNPKLTNLEIAEIATYIYCAFGRDERLIDARKVKQYLEE; translated from the coding sequence ATGACAAAGACACTTAAACTTACTTTTTTTGCCATTTTCTTAGGCTTTCTTAGCAATTGTAATGGTTCGAATAAAAATGCCAATGAGCATTTTTCATTGAATGACATTGAAGACCTAAAAACCAGGCAATACGCTATTGAAGGGCAACTACTGTATGATAATTATTGTGCCAATTGTCATCAAAAAGACGGCACAGGTCTAGGTAAATTAATTCCCCCACTCGTAGCGGCAGACTTTCTACTTCATGATGAAAATAGAACCATAAAAATTATTAGGCATGGGCTAAAAGGGGAAATCACAGTAAATGGAATCCAGTACAACCAGCCAATGCCCGGAAACCCAAAACTGACCAATCTTGAAATTGCTGAAATAGCCACTTATATCTACTGTGCATTCGGGAGGGATGAGAGGCTCATTGATGCAAGAAAAGTGAAACAATATTTAGAAGAATAG
- a CDS encoding ABC transporter ATP-binding protein: MILAKNISFQYDSDHQFDIPDIKVDQGGELLILGKSGSGKTTVLNILGGLLKPQSGTVEIGITSIYDLKGAALDKYRGANIGVIFQKPHILSPLTVEENLQLAQYFSEKSEKRLIEKILNDLGIAHKKNSKISSLSEGEAQRVSIARALVNNPKVILADEPTASLDDENAAMVIHMLKEQASKMKSALIVVTHDQRVKEHISNYILMGGVS; the protein is encoded by the coding sequence ATGATTTTAGCGAAGAATATAAGTTTCCAATATGATTCAGATCATCAATTTGATATTCCTGATATTAAAGTAGACCAAGGAGGGGAGTTATTGATCCTTGGAAAGTCGGGTAGTGGAAAGACTACCGTGTTGAATATTCTGGGAGGATTGCTAAAGCCACAATCTGGAACTGTAGAAATTGGCATCACATCTATATATGATTTAAAAGGAGCAGCTTTGGACAAATATAGGGGAGCTAATATTGGGGTGATTTTCCAAAAGCCACATATTCTATCTCCACTGACGGTTGAAGAAAACCTCCAACTCGCACAGTACTTTTCTGAAAAGAGTGAAAAGCGCTTAATCGAAAAGATACTAAATGATTTGGGAATTGCGCACAAGAAGAATTCTAAAATAAGTTCGCTTAGTGAAGGGGAAGCCCAAAGGGTTTCTATAGCAAGGGCATTGGTCAATAATCCCAAAGTGATTTTAGCGGATGAGCCTACAGCAAGCTTGGATGATGAAAATGCAGCAATGGTGATCCACATGCTGAAAGAGCAAGCAAGCAAGATGAAGTCGGCGTTGATAGTGGTAACCCATGATCAAAGAGTAAAAGAGCATATTTCCAATTATATACTGATGGGAGGTGTGTCATGA
- a CDS encoding SCO family protein, whose amino-acid sequence MLRHNLIVFAMLCSILTVWNCTSKSQEEEGLPYLGFSDMVEKEVDGKTVIDTVYHQIADFSFTDQDGHTITNEAVNGKVYVADFFFTTCPTICPIMKTQMLRVYEKFRNNPDFQILSHSIDPTYDTVQVLKDYSERLGIEDASTWHFLTGDQEKIFEIGQTSYLATAMKDKNEPGGFLHSGAFILIDRKGHIRGVYDGTVKEQVDELIQDIPKLLSKDDKDT is encoded by the coding sequence ATGCTAAGACACAATCTCATCGTATTTGCCATGCTCTGTTCCATCCTTACCGTATGGAATTGCACTTCAAAATCCCAAGAAGAAGAGGGGCTTCCTTATTTGGGCTTCAGTGATATGGTGGAAAAAGAAGTGGATGGAAAAACGGTGATTGATACAGTGTATCATCAAATAGCGGATTTTTCTTTCACCGATCAAGACGGCCATACGATCACCAATGAGGCTGTAAATGGTAAAGTATATGTTGCGGACTTCTTTTTCACTACTTGCCCTACGATTTGTCCGATCATGAAAACACAAATGCTAAGGGTATATGAGAAATTTAGGAATAACCCCGATTTTCAGATCCTTAGCCATTCCATTGACCCAACTTACGACACGGTTCAGGTTTTAAAAGATTATTCGGAAAGACTGGGTATAGAGGATGCTTCTACATGGCATTTCCTCACAGGTGACCAAGAAAAAATATTCGAAATTGGCCAAACCAGCTATCTTGCCACTGCCATGAAGGATAAAAACGAACCAGGAGGGTTTCTTCATAGTGGTGCATTTATATTAATTGACAGGAAAGGACATATCAGAGGTGTTTATGACGGAACTGTTAAGGAACAGGTTGACGAACTCATTCAGGACATTCCTAAATTGCTAAGCAAGGATGACAAAGACACTTAA
- a CDS encoding DUF3298 and DUF4163 domain-containing protein, producing MIIAVMNVKKIPFVWGFALLFFGVMACSGGQEKKSQVLEQASLRYEIDDFSQNACVGEDSVCAEVNMSYPIFENGDEGLASWINLHVKEQLLMYLTWGEEEIQVDSLEEGAKNFLDGFVDFGRDFPESVHPWFNTTEGEVSMLDDGTLSIVFSNSSYTGGAHPNHTVMFLNFDLINKKLLKEEDLVLDKQGLLQLSEKKFKEYHDVKAEITLKDDGRFFLDENDQFFLPAAMGYEGKDYVMIYNSYEIGPYAMGQTELRFSLEELEGIVRPIKKGN from the coding sequence ATGATAATCGCAGTGATGAATGTAAAGAAAATACCATTTGTTTGGGGCTTTGCTTTGTTATTTTTCGGAGTAATGGCTTGTAGCGGTGGTCAAGAAAAAAAATCACAAGTTTTGGAACAAGCTTCATTGAGATATGAAATCGATGATTTTTCTCAAAATGCTTGTGTTGGTGAAGATAGTGTTTGTGCTGAGGTAAATATGTCTTATCCTATTTTTGAAAATGGTGATGAAGGATTGGCTTCCTGGATCAATCTTCATGTAAAAGAACAATTGTTAATGTACCTTACCTGGGGCGAGGAAGAGATACAAGTTGATAGTCTTGAGGAAGGGGCCAAAAATTTTCTAGATGGTTTTGTGGACTTTGGTAGGGATTTTCCAGAGTCTGTCCACCCATGGTTTAATACTACAGAGGGTGAAGTGAGCATGTTGGATGATGGGACGCTTTCTATTGTCTTTTCAAATAGCAGTTACACAGGAGGAGCACACCCCAACCATACAGTAATGTTTCTCAATTTTGATTTGATCAATAAAAAGCTTTTAAAAGAGGAAGATCTTGTCTTGGATAAGCAGGGGCTTTTGCAGTTGTCTGAGAAAAAATTCAAAGAATACCATGATGTGAAAGCAGAAATTACCCTCAAAGATGATGGTAGGTTCTTTCTGGATGAAAATGACCAGTTTTTTTTACCTGCTGCTATGGGCTATGAAGGGAAGGATTATGTAATGATTTATAATAGTTATGAGATAGGTCCTTACGCTATGGGACAGACAGAACTTAGGTTTTCTCTGGAGGAACTGGAAGGAATCGTTAGGCCAATAAAAAAGGGGAATTGA